A region of the Cricetulus griseus strain 17A/GY chromosome 7, alternate assembly CriGri-PICRH-1.0, whole genome shotgun sequence genome:
CTGAGGAAGAAGCAGGATCATATTTAACTGAGGTGGGAGTCACTGCAGGACAGGGCAAGCTTGCAAGATGGGATTACTTAGATTCattctctcctccccacttcctacctgcctgccttctttcctctgtccctctcaccttccctttctcttctcccctcttcttagTTTTGGAGGGAGTTTAACTGTGTGACCTAGGATGCCTCGGCTCCCCGGTTGCTGGGAGTACAGTAGCAGCACGCTGGCTCTGTATCAaggcaacagaacactgacttgGCAACATGAGCCCAGAGTTCTAGAAGCCAGGTGGTCCCCCAAAGGGAAACATAACCCAGGGTCTGCAGGGAGACTACAGTTTCTGAACACTTTGGACTTTACCACCATTCTGAAATGGTTCTGTCCTTGGTACCTCGGGGCACAGTGCTCCATATTCATTCCAGGAAGCCAAGACAAGAAAGCAGGAGAACCAGGTTCGAAAAGGAACTGTGGCTGCCAATGCACAGAGTAAAGTAAGTGGCCAGCGCCTATGATTGAGGGGACAGACCAGTCTGTAACAATCTCTAGGAAAGACTCATATGCGTGTATGTAGAGTATAGACAGGTTCATGGAGACTGGAGGACCACTGACAGACTCTTCCTCAGGGCGCTGGGTCCCACTCACCAGCCGcacttttttctcctccttcagCTGCTTCCACACATCGCTGTACATTTCGTCCAGGCCCTGCCGGGTCTGCTTGTAAGTCTCCAGCTCTACTTTGGTGTCCTGTTTCGTTATCTGAATCACACAAGAACACCAAGAATGACTCACTCTTGGGAAGTAAACTACctaacatttcaaaatatatcacaatcctagaaagaaaaaaaaggataattttctactactttattttttgttattttttttttttttgacaaaggaTTTTTCTATATAGgtttggctatcctagaactcattctgtagactaggctggccttgaactcacaagatcctctggtctctgactcctgagtgctgggattaaagtcatgtgctaccACTACCTGGTTTAATTGTCTACATTTTAAACAGGATGAATCTTGAGTCAGGAGCATATGATGCCTCTTAAAGATGTAACAACCTGAAAGATGAAGGATGACAGCAGAGCAATAGATGTGTGCATGACTAtgtaacagggtctcactgtataccTTGGGAAGGACttcaacttgtgatcctcctgcttctgcctcctgagtgctgggatcacaggtgtgtggataacacaatagatttttttgtttgtttgttttgtttttccagacagcgtttctctgtgtagctttttgagcctgtcctggaacttgttcttgtagaccaggctggtcccaaactcacagagatctgcctgcctctgcctccaaagtgctgggattaaaggcatgcatcaccaccacctggctaacacAATAGACTTTTACAACAAGCTAGGCTGTGTAATGGTTTAGTTAATTTTCCTTACAACAGGACAAGAAATCCTGGTAGGAATGTTTGCTGCCGTCTTTACCTAGCACTGGGAGACTTGTGGTGACTCTGACCTGATCTCTACCGTTGAGCCACCAGGTGAGGCATAGCCGCAGGCTGGCATCTTACAGActgccaggagcacctgtggtgAAGGAAGAACAAAGTGCTAAGGAAGTATGGGAGGAGGAAGGCCGTGCCCGGCCGTGGAACCGGGGACACAATGATAGCCCACTTAGCATTGAGCCAAAGTTAAAAGAACAAACTGCAATTCTGGAGTACAAAGGCTGGGGGTTTCAGGAGTTTGAAGTGATTCAGGTGGCCTGTGAGTGACATGGTAGGAATGGCAGTAAGAGGTACTGATTTCAAATAAGACACCCTTTGTACATTCTGGAGACTGGGACAGAGTTAAGTCACAGCTGGCCTTGCTATTTGTAGGCTCAGCAACAGTGCTGTCACTGACCATGGAGTGGGAATAGTGAAGAAAACCCTTCTACACAGAACAGACTCAGACTTTCTTAGACAAGCCAGGACGGCCACTGTTTACACAGGTCACTTTATAGCATCCTGAAGAACATGTGACTGCAGCCATTTCATACAATGGATTCAGTGCTCTAGGGAGATTCTGACATCTTTCCTCCATGATAACAAGGGGCAGCTACATCTTGAGACTAacagggtgagtgtgtgtgtgtgtgtgagtatgtgtgtatatatgtgtgtatatgtgtgtatgcatgtgtatgtgcgtgtgtatgggtgtgtgagtgtgtgtgtgtgtgcgcgcgcgcgcgtgtgcatgtatgtatgtatgtatgtatgtatgtatgtatgtatgtatgtgtatgtgagcgtatgcacgtgtgtgtgaaCACTGCCCAGCAGTTAGGTCACCCTCTCACCTCCACACTCTTTTCACTCCTTTCACGAATTAACTCGTTCTGTTCTCTCAGCTGCTTCTGTTCTTCTTGCAGGGAACAAATTCGGTCTGTTGCAGCTGAAAGCTGATTAAGAaagattttttacattttttaacatCAAACTTAATCTTCCTGTCCAAGATTAAGAGCTGACATTTACTTAGATCTACACAATTTACAATGCATCTTAATGTTTGATATTTTACTTCCCTGCTTTGAACAGGAAATACAAACTTCCAAATATATCTATGTAGTAAAACCTCTGTCACATACTGCTAGCTTTCTGTTTCGTCTCCAGTTTTTTCCCCacattataaaaatcatttatttgatGCTTCATGTGAGTGATaatttatgtatacacacacacacacacacacagagagagagagagagagaaaaaaaaaattggagttCAGACAGACACTACTACAGCAGCACCAAATAAGAATCTGGTACTATTCAAACTCTGagagtagtttttgttttattttatttatttatttatttatttatttatttatttatttatttatttattcattcattttttcaagacaggatttctctgtgtagctttgtagaccaggctagcttcaaactcacagagattttcctgcctctgcctcccgagtgctgctgccaccactgcccagctttccccccaccccccaagacaaggtttctctgtatagcagctttggctgttctgaaactagctctgtagaccaggctggcttcaaactcatggagatctgcctgcctctgcctcacattaaaggcatatgccaccacagcccagtggTTAGAATAGTTTTTAATGACTTGAGAAGACACTTATACCAATAAGGGGAAAGTTGTATGGTATGCTCTCATCTGTAATtatgaaaactaaaatcaataggccaaaatttgtaaaataaagactaaaaatGGCAGGCAAGCTTTCTGTGCCGATATCATTCCTGCCAACATGGTGAACGTTCTTAAGACCCGCCGGACGTTCTGCAAGAAATGTGGCAAGCACCAGCCCCATAAAGTGACACAGTACAAGAAGGAAAAGGACTCTTTGTATGCCCAGGGAAAGCGGCGTTATGACAGGAAACAGAATGGCAATGGTGGACAGACTAAGCCTATTTTCCAAAAAAAGGCTAAAACTACAAAGAAGATTGTGCTGAGGCTTGAGTGTGTTGAGCCCAACTGCAGATCTAAGAGGATGCTGGGTATTAAGATATGCAAGCATTTTGAACTAGGGGGAGATAAGAAGAGAAAGGGCTAAGTGATCAGGTTCTAAGCTGCTCTTGTTATGGAgacaataaaatcacaataaaagaaactcaaaaaaaaaaaaaaggggggcaggCAAAAGGACGATGGGTCTTTtacgttttttgtttgttttgatctaTCACTCTTTtcaggggtgttttgtttttttgagacagggtctcactgtatggctattggctgtcctggaactcatgaagatatgcctgcttctgcctcccgagtactgggattaatactgtgtgctaccacacccaaccTGTTTGCTATTGTTGCGTGTGTTTGCGCATTCACGCTTGCCTGTACACGCACATGTACAGAATACCAGAAGTTGACAGTGGGGTCTTCTCCATTgctccaccttattctttgaggcatGATCTTTCATTGAACTTGGAGCATGCAATTCTGGCTAGGCTTGCTGACCCAGCATAGCCctagatctgcctgtttctgcttcccagcaTGGGAGTTACAGACTCGTGCTGTCCTGCCTGGCTTTGACTCAGGTGCTGGAGATGGCAACTCTGTCCCTCACGCTGTagagcaagtactttaccactgagccatttccctgattcccattttcagtttctttctttctctctctctctctctctctctctctctctctctttttggtttttcgagacagggtttctctgtgtagctttggagcctatcctggcactcgctctggagaccaggctggcctccaactcacagagatccgcctgcctctgcctcccgagtgctgggattaaaagcgtgtgccaccaacgcccagcgattttcagtttcttaataagtgcaaatatattttattgtcaaGGGAGATTAAAGATTTTGGAGGAAAGAATCAAACTTAAATTATCAGAAACAGgccccagagaaacccttcctctcCTGAAATGTGTCATGTGGCTTAAGGGAAGGAAAGTTGGATTTGTTCATGACTGAGCCTAGCAAGTGGATATCACGGGAGGCAAAGGGGAAGGGACCCCTCCTTATTCCAGCTCCAGGCTCCAGCCTGCAGCAGAGGAGGGAGATTGTCATCTGTCCATCTTTCCTCAGTGAGGGATCTTGAGGTACTGAACTGTCCTCTAAAAATCCTTCAGAGTTTTCAGACCCCAGGCTGAAGTTTCTAAACAACAGTTGTGCCTAAGAAAGACCTCTAAGGCTCTGAAGGTGTTAGTTGTCAAAAGGGGAGAAGCAGGCCACAGCCACCAGCTCCTTCCCATCTCTGAGGCAGATTCTCTAAaggatgtattttgttttgttttgttttgttttatttttgatacagggtttctctgtgtagccctggctgtcctggaactacctctgtagaccaggctggccttggacttagtgatccacctgtctctgcctccccagtgctgggataaaggtgtgtgccaccatgacatGCTCTAAAGGCCATCTTCCTACAGTTATATGCTGAAGAAAACGCCCAGCCCCGAGTTTCAGGAGTACAACTGAAGCATGCCTCCTGGCTGGGGAGCAGTGCTTTGTTCTGTAGTCAACCAagtctccagcccctcccccagtgctACTTCATGGGTATTTATACCACAGTAAACTGACAATCTctataacaaaattataaaatctatGTATTACCCAACTTGGAGACATTACAATGAGGTTTCAAGACCTGCTTCCATAGAAGCTCAAAGGCCTACCTCCCAagaaggtaggggtgtgtgtgtgtgtgtgtgtgtgtgtgtgtgagtgagtctCCAGGGCTACCTGCAGTGACTCCTCCCATGACCCTCCCCTGGGAATACTGTCTTTGCTCCTGCCACTAACACAAGCttggtagggtgtgtgtgtgtgtgtgtgtgtgtgtgtgtgtgtgagagtctcCAGGGCTACCTGCAGTGACTCCTCCCATGACCCTCCCCTGTGAATACTGTCTTTGCTCCTGCCACTAACACAAGCTTGAGTCCCTCCCTGGAAAGCCCCTAAGGAGAGCAGTCAGCCTACAGTGAGCCTTAGTGGGCCCTTCACTTACAGACCCTCCTAGCCTGCTGCACCCTGCCTCTGTGCTGTGGGGTACTCCTTTTTAAGCCCCTCCTCAAAGCTCTCCTCCTTCCTACTACCTGTGGAAAGTCTCAAGGCTGAGCAACCCCCCCTCCTGCTAAGAGGAGACAAGATGTGTCCACCAGGGAGACTGCCAGCAGCGGGCAGCAAGCATTCTTCCTTGGCCTCAGCCCTCCTTCTTCCTGTCCTTTACTTTCTCTCTTCCTagtgagaaagcagagaaagaccaTGCTGTGGGGAGGCTGGATCTGTGCTCACTAGAGGCCAAAACAGAAGGTTGGGCTGGGATGCCTCTCGGGTAGTCTGTGCTCTCTGGGCTGCAAGGAAGCACGTGACACTAGAGCAAAGGTGGGTAGAGAAGAAAACTACCATCATTTCATGTCTACCCGATGGTGCATTAACCAGAGGTGATAAAACTGAGGCCGTGGGGAACTGCCTCAGGACCAGCTTCCTGCCTCGCTGGGAACCCTACACAGGTGGAACATAAATGCTGTCTCCTGTGCAGTTCCACTTGAGGCTAGATCCTCTTCCTCCCAACAGGATAGTCTGGTCAGATGCACCAACCagcccatctctttctctctctcttttttcttattgTACTATgtactgaacccagggccttgtctatactagacaaacactctaccatggagtctttactttttattttgagacaggtcttgttAAAGTTGTTCAGGCTGGTTCTGAACTCACTTTCTGGCTTAGGCAGGCTTAGGACTTGCAATCCTCCTGGTTCAGCCTCCGAAGTAGCTGGAGTGATAGGCCTACTGCCACCAGGCCGACTATACCACTTTTCTTAACCTTGGGTCACTCTATTTTGTTTAAGCAAAAGTTACAAACCTCTTCTTGAAGCTTTGAGTTTGTCTTTTCCAAGCCATCTATCTTGGTTTGAAGATCCCCAACTGTGCAGCTGTAGAGAATAAACACACAGGTTAGCCTCAACTTAGAACAGTAGACTGTTTTCCCAACTGGTGAGCGAGAAGGGGgagtcctgacttccttcatgaaAGGAAAGGCGCAGGGCTGCTCAGAACTATGAGGTAGGAACTCAAGTTTGTGTGGATACTGAGATAACCACAACCAAAATCCACTGTCAGCTGGGtggcggtggcgcacacctttaatcccagcactcaggaggccgactcacttggatctctgtgagtttgaggccagcctggtctactacatagtgagttccaggacagccagggctacacagagaaaccctgttttgtttttattttaaagatttatttttatgtttatgtgttttgcctgtatgtatttctgtatatgtgCTTAACAGctatggaggccagcagaggctaTCAGAgctccaagtgctggagttacaggtggttgtggtccacccatgtgggtgctgagaactgaacctggggcctctgtaAGAGaggttagtgctcttaactgctgagccatctctccagtctcactcACTAACCCTTTACGATGAGGCCTCTCACTGAATGTGTAGCTCACAGAATGGCTAGAATAGCCAGCTGGCCAGGAAGTTctaggatctgcctgtctccatgtCCCAGCTTTTCATGTGAGTACTGGAGAtacgaactcaggtccttgtgcttgtggagCAAGTTCCTCATACCCTGAGCCATCAACCTAGCTGCAAAgctgatttttaattatttactttatgcatatatgtatttttctacATGTGTATTTATAATACATGTGTGCCTGATCCCTGTATAGGTCataagaggatgtcagatcccctggaactggagttacaggtgcttatGAGCCTGcatatagatgctgggaattgaatctggatcctctggaagagcaatcaattttctttctttctttttttaaagacttatttatttatcatgtatacagtgttctgcctacatgtatgcctgcaggccataaGTGGCACTAggtctcattaaagatggttgtgagccatcatgtggttgttgggaattgaactcaggatctctggaagagcagccagtgctcttaacctctgagccatctctccagcccacagtcaattttcttctttttttttctttttctttcttttcttttttttttttttttggtttttcgagacagggtttcttctgtgtaacagtcctgactgtcctggaactcactgagatcctcctgcctctgcctcctagatctatcttttatgtgtatgagtgtttgccggCATGAATGTATGTGCTCCACATACGTGTAGCAACTAAGAGGTCGGAGGAGGGTGTTAGATGCCCTGGGGttctgagccatcatgtgggtgctctGCAAGAGGAACAAGTGCCATCTAACCACTTAGCCATCGCTTCAGCCACTTCCGCAATAGTTTAAGTTACTTTCATACTGTGAAAAACGTAAAGAATCTGCAAACAGGAACACAATAGGTTTGATGATAGCAACAAGCCCTTTGACAAGAGCAGGAACTTAATTGCTGTTCTATACGCCAAGTCATCTTTGCTGTAAGCATTTTAAATTCATCAACTCACTTAATTTTCTCCATAATTGAAGAGGTAGTTCTGCTAATTTACTTTGCAGATGattaaacataaacatttatattaaaGAACTTAAGTACAGGCATGTATGTCCTCCCTcacccaagttttttttttttttttttttggtgatggggatggaacctaggttATCTCTGACTCACAATCCCAGGTGCCCCACCTCTACCCCCCCTCCCatcttttttaaggttttattttaagCATAGTGGCtcactttaatgccagcactggagatGCAGAGGCTGATGAATCTCCATGGGTTCCAGGCttcaggccaaccaggactacatattCAGACCctatttaatacacacacacacacacatcccgcCACCATCTATATTTGTATGCAagtgcttatggaggccagaggtgccagctccctctggaattggagttgtaggcagttgagagctgcctgaagtgggtactgggaacagaactctgagAGAAAAATGACTTCTTAacaactgagctctctctctaggcccttccttcatttttctcaCTATTTGCTTCCTTTCAAGGCTGCACTCTCTGTGTATCACCTCTCTATGCTGTACAACAGCACAAACAAAGCCAAAGAGCTCCCCAAAGCTGTTCATCGGGCAGGCGTCCTCTCCCAGGCTGGACACATGAATGTGGCTTGAGCGGTTACAACTTGTCTCTTGCTTTGGACAACACTTAGTTAAGACAGTTAAAATGGTGGATTCCCTGCAAAGCTCTGTGGCATGGTGACAGAATAACTGCCACCGAGAAGGAGTGGACCTTACCTTAAGTGCCGATTAAGTTCTTCCACGTAATTTTTCTGATCAAGGACATCAGTGATTCTTTCATGCCTTGTGAAAAGAGTACACAAAGATAACAACTTCTTAGATTCATGTCAAATCATTTGTAGCTGTCCCCCAACCTTCTGAAGACCTTGCAGAAACCAAGAGGCAGTCGGAGCTACATATGGAGTAAACAGAGAGCAGGGCTGGTCTGACCCAGCAGCAAGGTTTGAGGAAAGGCCACCCTGACAGCAGGGGGCCTGCAGATACCTTCCCAACCCGAAGACTGCCTGGGCTTCTGCAGGGAGGACAGAAAGCCATGGGCATTTGTGCACGGTGAACATACCCGCCTGCCACATGCAATGGCTCCAGAAGTGGCAGATGACACAGTCTTACTATACTGAAAAATAGGGGATACACTctgaaggaaacagatttttCAGAATACAGTAGGGCAATCTACAGGCCAAGAAAGTTTGAGTAAAAATTGTCCTCACCATTTGGCAGTCAAACTTTCTCTCTGATTAActgattacttttttttaaaaaaaattccagtcatttaaaaatgtatgtggacctggcatggtggtgcacgcctttaatcccagcactgtggaggcagaggttggcggatctctgtgagtttgagagtagcctggtctacagagtgagttccaggacagccagagctacacagagaaacactgtttcaaaacacaaacaaacaaacaagcaaaaaatgtaCGTTTTTTCCTGTTTGTCAGTGTATGCACCATATGCAAGTAtccgtggaagccagaagagagtgtcagaagagagtgtcagattccctggactgAAATTACAAGTCCCT
Encoded here:
- the LOC107979412 gene encoding 60S ribosomal protein L36a-like; its protein translation is MVNVLKTRRTFCKKCGKHQPHKVTQYKKEKDSLYAQGKRRYDRKQNGNGGQTKPIFQKKAKTTKKIVLRLECVEPNCRSKRMLGIKICKHFELGGDKKRKG